A genomic window from Paenibacillus sp. FSL K6-0276 includes:
- a CDS encoding diguanylate cyclase produces MLTAAPIARENLFESMRDGVLVTDRSDMLVDYNRSAADMIEGLNSSSIGKPLAQLFLNAGKDALSYVMDAQPLLREEREVAWNKGDEICYYQIRSSPVQKQGGHLAGQMIMLIDVTERILLQDKLRQLATMDSLTGIYNRTYFLELSRALLSQAASNRSSLSIILLDVDFFKNINDRSIRTSIWRSSPSAHCRGM; encoded by the coding sequence GAATTTGTTCGAAAGCATGCGAGACGGGGTGCTTGTCACCGATCGCTCGGATATGCTAGTCGATTACAATCGCTCAGCCGCGGATATGATAGAAGGGCTTAACTCCTCGTCGATTGGCAAACCGCTAGCGCAACTGTTTCTTAATGCAGGCAAAGATGCCTTGTCCTATGTTATGGATGCACAGCCGCTACTGCGCGAAGAAAGGGAAGTTGCTTGGAACAAAGGAGACGAGATTTGTTACTATCAAATTCGATCCTCTCCGGTACAGAAACAAGGGGGACACTTAGCAGGGCAGATGATCATGCTGATTGACGTGACTGAACGAATACTACTTCAAGACAAGCTACGTCAATTGGCTACGATGGACAGCCTGACGGGGATTTATAACCGTACATATTTTTTGGAGTTGAGTAGAGCGCTTCTTTCTCAAGCCGCGAGCAATCGGAGTTCATTATCGATTATTTTGCTGGATGTGGACTTCTTCAAGAACATTAATGATCGATCGATACGGACATCAATATGGAGATCAAGCCCTTCAGCACATTGTCGAGGTATGTAA
- a CDS encoding GGDEF domain-containing protein, with translation MIDRYGHQYGDQALQHIVEVCNRHMREGDIFGRYGGEEFVICLPGTSLKQAARLCDTIRADIEQSTLYTIIGPINVTASFGVVETLSARKLH, from the coding sequence ATGATCGATCGATACGGACATCAATATGGAGATCAAGCCCTTCAGCACATTGTCGAGGTATGTAACAGACATATGCGGGAGGGCGACATCTTCGGCCGTTATGGTGGTGAGGAATTTGTGATCTGTCTGCCGGGTACATCCCTGAAGCAAGCCGCACGGCTCTGCGATACCATCCGCGCGGATATTGAACAGAGTACATTGTATACCATCATCGGGCCTATTAACGTGACTGCCAGCTTCGGTGTCGTAGAAACCCTAAGCGCCCGGAAGCTACACTAG
- a CDS encoding alpha-amylase, whose amino-acid sequence MKRNHTMMQFFEWHVAADGKHWDRLRETAPALKAVGIDSIWVPPVTKAVSAEDTGYGVYDLYDLGEYDQKGTVRTKYGNKQALINAISECQKNGIAVYVDLVMNHKAGADEKEVIQVIEVDRNDRMKEISKPFEIEGWTKFTFPGRGDEHSSFKWNHNHFNGTDYDAKVGRTGVFRIVGENKSWNQNVDDEFGNYDYLMFANIDYSHPDVKKEMSQWGKWLIDTLDCSGFRLDAIKHINHEFIKEFAVEMFNKCEKDFYIVGEFWNSDLESCRQFLNTVDYQIDLFDVSLHYKLHSASLGGRNFDLTKILDDTLVQTHPTNAVTFVDNHDSQPHEALESWVDDWFKQSAYTLILLRRDGYPVVFYGDYYGIEGPTPMAGKKAAIDPLLYTRYHKAYGEQKDYFDHPNTIGWTRLGVKDIERSGCAVVISNGENGQKRMFVGEQRAGEAWVDFTHNHKATITIEKDGWATFPVKGGSVSVWALPDVEVEEK is encoded by the coding sequence ATGAAGAGGAACCATACAATGATGCAGTTTTTCGAATGGCATGTTGCTGCGGACGGAAAACACTGGGATCGCTTAAGAGAAACGGCACCCGCGCTAAAAGCCGTAGGCATTGATTCTATTTGGGTACCTCCTGTGACAAAGGCCGTCTCCGCCGAGGATACGGGTTATGGCGTGTATGATCTGTACGATCTGGGCGAATATGATCAAAAAGGTACGGTACGTACCAAGTACGGCAACAAACAAGCGCTCATCAACGCGATTTCGGAATGTCAAAAGAATGGCATCGCCGTTTACGTTGATTTGGTCATGAATCATAAGGCAGGCGCAGATGAAAAAGAAGTAATTCAGGTCATTGAGGTCGACCGCAATGATCGGATGAAAGAAATCTCGAAGCCTTTCGAGATCGAGGGCTGGACTAAATTCACCTTCCCCGGCCGCGGCGATGAGCATTCCTCTTTTAAATGGAATCACAATCATTTTAACGGCACCGATTATGATGCTAAAGTGGGTCGAACAGGGGTATTTCGCATAGTAGGAGAGAATAAGTCTTGGAATCAGAATGTTGACGATGAGTTCGGGAACTACGATTATCTAATGTTCGCTAATATTGATTACAGTCATCCAGACGTCAAAAAAGAGATGAGCCAGTGGGGAAAATGGCTGATTGACACTCTAGACTGCAGCGGCTTTCGCCTAGATGCCATCAAGCATATCAACCATGAGTTTATTAAAGAATTCGCGGTAGAGATGTTTAATAAATGTGAAAAAGATTTCTATATCGTCGGGGAATTTTGGAATTCGGATTTGGAGTCCTGCCGGCAATTTCTGAACACCGTCGATTATCAGATCGACCTCTTCGATGTATCCCTTCACTACAAGCTTCATTCGGCTTCCTTGGGGGGTAGAAACTTTGATCTGACCAAAATTCTAGACGACACTCTTGTACAGACTCATCCCACCAATGCCGTAACTTTCGTGGACAATCATGATTCTCAGCCTCACGAAGCCCTGGAATCGTGGGTAGATGATTGGTTTAAGCAAAGTGCTTATACGCTTATCCTGCTGCGACGTGATGGATACCCTGTTGTCTTTTATGGCGATTATTATGGAATTGAGGGACCTACACCCATGGCAGGGAAAAAAGCAGCGATTGATCCACTGTTATACACCCGCTATCATAAGGCTTATGGTGAACAGAAGGATTATTTCGATCATCCCAACACGATTGGCTGGACACGACTCGGCGTGAAAGACATCGAACGCTCCGGCTGCGCGGTTGTGATTAGTAACGGTGAGAATGGCCAGAAAAGAATGTTCGTAGGGGAACAACGCGCCGGTGAAGCATGGGTAGATTTCACCCATAATCACAAGGCGACTATAACGATTGAGAAAGACGGCTGGGCGACCTTCCCGGTCAAGGGCGGTAGCGTTTCTGTCTGGGCCCTACCTGATGTAGAAGTCGAGGAAAAATAA
- the mprF gene encoding bifunctional lysylphosphatidylglycerol flippase/synthetase MprF, protein MHSKQQTLERFKIVRLFLSIYRIRAVRALFPVAIIALVYWEGQHELKQVHLGLIMRELRRVPTSAVLQMIGFALLAVAVMSTYDYLIRAHFRLKVGLWNTFRYAWIANTFNNLIGFAGLAGVGLRTLMYKKSGVPTSVLTPAIVFLSPLMITGLSLLSWANIFGLLPATALLDEHHWLVFAVWGMALYLPFFVFVQRSALYAKWINRGKGRTPWLTVVASVGASFLEWSFAGVTFWTISSHLLHEVHFPVIFGIFTIAAIAGILSMAPGGIGAFDLIALLGLTQLGFKSDQAMAVLVVFRLFYYLIPWLIGLVLAALEFGLQGKKGQDRSDPGFEPSLNIWQKIWGWPGQYTFLSDLGVWALGKLVLASGLVLLLSTATPGLLYRLKITEEILSFSIMQLSHHLSVLIGFMLILLSRGITLRIRSAYIWTSILLFTGSVFAVTKGFDYEEALFLLLVALILWISRSRFYRISVPVSRQSTIWWFVLTSVIALSYYLLGSHVHRGFLKHLPPGVHPEWLQQHGHVAFTAVGGLAFSWILLTLLITLRPYRKSEELFGTFDMARLERFLDGVQGNPLTHMLFLGDKSFFWAQDGKVLLAFARVRDKLVVLGDPLGERSLINEAISEFRQAADKYGLVVVFYQATPDFLSIYHEQGYHFFKLGEEALVTLDTFTLSGKKNSDLRSVCNRFEREGYAFEIVEAPHSDDLLRELRSVSDEWLNGRTEKGYSLGWFNGAYLQLAPIALLRNAKGTILAFASIAHGYDQGVTLSIDLMRHRKDVPNGTMDYLFVCLLEWAKSKGYHRFNLGNAPLSSVGQNAGALKEEKLAHLVFKRGGHWYGFSGLRRYKEKFSPEWEPRYLAYPASLTLPILTFDLVRLVSRHPKAEE, encoded by the coding sequence ATGCATTCAAAACAACAGACATTAGAAAGATTCAAAATTGTAAGGCTGTTCTTATCCATTTATCGGATACGGGCGGTGAGAGCTCTTTTTCCAGTGGCTATCATAGCGCTGGTGTATTGGGAAGGGCAGCATGAGCTGAAGCAGGTTCATTTAGGACTTATCATGCGTGAGTTAAGGAGAGTACCTACGTCCGCTGTTTTGCAAATGATCGGATTTGCACTTCTCGCAGTAGCTGTAATGAGTACTTACGATTATTTGATTCGGGCACATTTTCGTTTAAAAGTAGGGCTGTGGAACACCTTCCGTTATGCCTGGATTGCTAATACGTTTAATAATTTAATTGGTTTTGCAGGTCTGGCTGGAGTAGGTTTAAGGACGTTGATGTATAAAAAAAGCGGAGTGCCAACTTCCGTCCTAACTCCGGCAATAGTATTTCTTTCGCCTCTCATGATTACTGGGTTATCTCTACTTTCATGGGCGAATATCTTTGGTTTACTCCCGGCAACAGCATTGCTGGATGAGCATCATTGGTTAGTATTTGCGGTATGGGGTATGGCGCTTTATTTGCCGTTTTTTGTGTTTGTACAGCGCTCGGCGCTTTATGCGAAATGGATTAATCGGGGAAAAGGCAGAACACCATGGCTTACAGTAGTTGCCTCTGTGGGCGCTTCATTTCTGGAATGGAGTTTTGCTGGCGTAACGTTTTGGACAATCAGTAGCCACCTCTTGCACGAGGTTCATTTTCCAGTCATATTCGGCATATTTACGATTGCTGCTATCGCGGGCATCTTGAGTATGGCGCCTGGCGGTATAGGCGCTTTTGACCTTATCGCATTGCTTGGACTTACGCAACTTGGATTCAAAAGTGATCAGGCCATGGCAGTGCTTGTCGTTTTTAGATTGTTCTATTATCTCATTCCGTGGTTGATCGGATTGGTGCTGGCTGCACTGGAATTTGGTCTGCAGGGAAAAAAGGGCCAAGATCGTTCAGATCCAGGGTTCGAACCCTCTCTTAATATATGGCAGAAGATTTGGGGTTGGCCGGGTCAGTATACCTTTCTGAGCGATCTTGGTGTGTGGGCTCTGGGCAAGTTGGTCTTAGCTAGCGGGCTTGTTCTCTTACTATCAACAGCAACGCCCGGATTGTTGTACAGACTGAAGATTACTGAGGAAATATTGTCATTTTCGATCATGCAGCTCTCACATCATCTATCTGTACTCATTGGTTTTATGCTCATTTTGTTGTCGCGGGGCATTACATTGCGAATCCGTAGTGCATACATTTGGACCAGTATTCTTTTATTTACCGGATCCGTGTTTGCGGTGACTAAAGGCTTTGATTATGAAGAGGCGCTGTTTCTGCTCCTAGTAGCACTCATTCTTTGGATATCTAGATCTCGGTTTTATCGAATCAGTGTGCCAGTCAGCAGACAGAGTACGATCTGGTGGTTTGTCCTTACTTCAGTAATTGCCCTTAGCTACTATCTATTGGGTAGCCATGTACATCGTGGATTCCTGAAGCATCTACCACCCGGTGTGCATCCAGAATGGCTGCAGCAACATGGTCATGTCGCGTTTACGGCCGTGGGGGGGCTGGCTTTTTCCTGGATCCTTCTTACTTTGCTGATAACCCTCAGACCCTACCGTAAGTCGGAGGAGCTATTCGGAACCTTTGATATGGCAAGGCTGGAACGTTTTCTAGACGGAGTTCAAGGTAATCCCTTAACTCACATGCTGTTTTTGGGTGATAAGAGCTTCTTCTGGGCTCAAGACGGCAAGGTGTTGCTTGCTTTCGCCAGAGTTAGGGACAAACTCGTAGTCCTTGGTGATCCATTAGGAGAGAGAAGTCTCATCAACGAGGCTATTAGTGAATTTAGACAAGCTGCAGATAAGTACGGGCTGGTTGTCGTTTTTTATCAGGCGACACCTGATTTCTTATCGATCTATCATGAGCAGGGATACCACTTTTTCAAGCTGGGTGAAGAGGCATTGGTAACACTCGATACTTTTACACTCAGTGGCAAAAAGAACAGTGATCTGCGAAGTGTATGTAACCGTTTTGAACGGGAAGGATATGCTTTCGAAATTGTAGAAGCGCCGCATTCTGATGACTTACTGCGAGAGCTGCGATCCGTTTCGGATGAATGGTTGAATGGGCGCACCGAAAAAGGGTATTCGCTGGGCTGGTTTAACGGGGCTTATCTGCAACTGGCTCCGATCGCGCTGCTACGGAACGCCAAAGGGACGATACTGGCATTTGCTTCTATTGCACACGGGTATGATCAGGGCGTGACCTTATCCATTGATTTGATGCGCCATCGGAAAGACGTACCGAATGGGACAATGGATTATTTATTTGTTTGTCTGCTGGAGTGGGCGAAATCCAAAGGCTATCACCGATTTAATCTTGGTAATGCCCCGCTGTCCAGTGTGGGTCAGAATGCCGGGGCTCTGAAGGAGGAGAAGCTGGCTCATCTCGTATTTAAAAGAGGGGGTCATTGGTACGGTTTCTCCGGACTGCGCCGATATAAAGAAAAGTTCAGCCCAGAGTGGGAACCGCGTTACTTAGCTTATCCGGCTTCCCTGACATTGCCGATCTTGACGTTCGATCTAGTGAGGTTGGTATCCCGCCATCCAAAGGCAGAGGAATAG
- a CDS encoding multidrug effflux MFS transporter, translating to MIGIQNGNKLAADGPSRKQRLQLAVILGSITTIGPLSIDMYLPALPTLVADFGTTAALVQLSLTFFLLGLASGQLVAGPLSDVYGRRRPLLIGMLIYAVSSLLCAFSPSIGLLVALRFIQGLAGSVGVVVSRAAVRDLYSGSDLTKFFSLLMIVNGLGPILAPVIGGQLLRVTTWQGIFLVLFAAGIIFCLTILLRLPETLPKERRSKSGLKGTLLTFRVLLGNRKFMGYALSQGFVTASMFAYISGSSFVLQNIFAVTPQVYSLIFAVNGVGIIITGQIAGRLAGKVSETKLLLSGLLLCTMGGILLLLTILIGGGLIPILICLFAVVSSVGIVGATSFSLAMQDQGETAGSASALIGLLPLLLGSCVAPLVGLGGVESALPMAIVMACTGILSILSYLLLVRRGKTSSSSLSL from the coding sequence ATGATAGGAATTCAAAATGGTAATAAGCTTGCTGCAGATGGCCCCTCACGGAAGCAGAGATTACAGCTCGCTGTGATTCTTGGCTCCATTACAACCATCGGCCCATTGTCGATTGATATGTATTTGCCGGCGCTGCCCACACTTGTCGCAGACTTCGGTACGACGGCTGCTTTAGTGCAGCTTAGTCTGACCTTCTTTTTGCTGGGACTAGCTTCAGGTCAGCTGGTAGCTGGACCATTGAGTGATGTATATGGCCGCCGCCGTCCGCTGCTTATAGGCATGTTAATCTATGCTGTTTCCTCATTGCTATGTGCCTTTAGTCCTTCGATAGGGCTGCTGGTTGCTTTGAGGTTTATTCAGGGGCTTGCTGGTTCAGTGGGTGTCGTTGTCTCTAGAGCGGCTGTTCGTGATTTATACAGTGGCTCTGATCTCACGAAGTTCTTCTCTCTATTGATGATTGTTAATGGTCTCGGACCGATATTAGCTCCGGTTATTGGGGGTCAACTGCTAAGAGTGACCACATGGCAGGGGATATTCCTCGTATTATTTGCTGCCGGAATTATTTTTTGCCTAACCATTTTATTGCGATTGCCGGAGACACTGCCGAAGGAGCGACGCTCTAAGAGTGGGCTCAAGGGTACGCTGCTTACCTTCAGGGTATTGCTTGGCAACCGTAAGTTTATGGGTTATGCCTTGTCTCAAGGTTTTGTTACGGCATCTATGTTCGCTTATATCTCCGGCTCTTCTTTTGTATTGCAAAATATTTTTGCAGTTACTCCGCAGGTATATAGTCTGATCTTTGCTGTGAATGGGGTCGGGATTATTATTACTGGCCAAATTGCTGGCAGACTTGCTGGTAAGGTAAGTGAGACTAAGCTGTTACTTAGTGGGCTATTGCTCTGTACGATGGGGGGCATCTTGTTGCTGCTGACAATTCTAATAGGGGGAGGACTAATCCCTATTCTGATATGCCTATTCGCTGTTGTTTCCAGTGTGGGGATTGTCGGAGCGACCAGCTTCTCACTTGCGATGCAAGATCAAGGTGAAACTGCAGGCAGTGCCTCGGCGTTAATTGGGTTATTACCCCTGTTGCTAGGTAGCTGTGTAGCGCCACTTGTGGGTCTTGGGGGAGTGGAATCAGCACTTCCGATGGCAATTGTGATGGCATGTACGGGAATTCTCTCGATTCTGTCTTATCTGCTGCTTGTTAGGCGAGGAAAAACTAGTTCTAGCAGTCTCTCGTTGTAA
- a CDS encoding alpha/beta hydrolase, with protein sequence MIHVFHKGKDVTKPTLVLFHGTGGNEQDLLPLAGLLSPDSSVLGVRGNVLENGMPRFFRRLAEGVFDEADLIFRTHEIKQFLDDAAEQYGFDPDNLVAVGYSNGANIAGSLLFHYKDVFRAAILLHPMVPLRNITLPSQEGVSIFIGAGTNDPLIASSETEDLETILQKAGAEVTTHWGNQGHRLSVAEAEAARDWLQMHSTSTNA encoded by the coding sequence ATGATTCATGTATTCCATAAAGGTAAAGATGTAACGAAACCCACGCTTGTATTATTTCACGGTACTGGAGGCAATGAGCAGGACTTGCTGCCGCTTGCCGGGTTGTTATCTCCTGATTCATCGGTGCTAGGTGTCCGGGGCAACGTACTGGAAAATGGCATGCCTCGCTTCTTCCGTCGGCTGGCTGAAGGGGTTTTCGATGAAGCGGATCTAATCTTCCGCACTCACGAAATCAAACAGTTTTTGGATGACGCCGCTGAACAGTACGGATTTGATCCAGACAATCTGGTTGCCGTGGGTTACTCTAACGGTGCGAATATTGCGGGTAGCCTGCTGTTCCATTATAAGGATGTTTTCCGCGCCGCAATTCTACTGCACCCGATGGTACCGCTCCGGAATATTACGCTTCCTTCACAAGAAGGGGTGTCTATCTTCATTGGAGCAGGCACGAATGATCCACTCATCGCTTCTTCGGAGACTGAGGATCTGGAGACTATTTTGCAGAAAGCAGGCGCAGAGGTTACAACACACTGGGGCAATCAAGGCCATCGTCTGAGTGTTGCTGAGGCTGAAGCCGCTAGAGATTGGTTGCAGATGCACAGCACATCCACAAATGCATAA
- a CDS encoding ring-cleaving dioxygenase, protein MTLQTAGIHHITAFVGDAQRNVDFYAGILGLRLVKKTINFDAPEVYHLYFGNEEGAPGTIITFFPSPTGRKGRIGSGQVGVTTYAVPVGSLKFWEQRLAAYQISFTLKNRISETYLSFADYDGLWIELVEREEGLLSEWSFGGVPTEHAIKGFGGAVLYSSNPSQTAETLVHTMGMEHIADGDGYSRYRTTGDLGNIIDLKTTPVPQGAGGAGTVHHIAWRAQDDAEQLEWGRHVQSHGHHPTPVQDRKYFNAIYFRERGGILFEIATDPPGFARDEAVDALGEKLMLPSWYEPHRTAIEENLSPIQIREIEVKQG, encoded by the coding sequence ATGACACTTCAAACTGCAGGAATCCATCATATTACCGCTTTTGTTGGAGATGCTCAGCGCAATGTTGACTTTTACGCCGGTATTTTAGGACTACGGCTTGTGAAGAAGACGATTAATTTTGACGCTCCGGAAGTTTATCATTTATATTTTGGAAATGAAGAAGGTGCTCCGGGAACCATTATTACATTTTTTCCTTCACCTACGGGGCGTAAAGGAAGAATAGGAAGTGGGCAGGTTGGCGTAACGACTTACGCAGTACCAGTTGGCTCTCTGAAATTCTGGGAACAGCGTCTTGCCGCTTATCAAATTTCGTTTACCCTGAAAAATAGAATCTCGGAAACATATTTATCCTTTGCAGATTATGATGGTTTGTGGATTGAACTTGTGGAACGTGAGGAAGGGCTGCTTAGTGAGTGGTCTTTCGGTGGGGTTCCTACTGAGCATGCCATCAAAGGGTTCGGCGGCGCTGTACTCTACAGCAGCAATCCGTCGCAAACTGCAGAAACGCTTGTCCATACGATGGGAATGGAGCATATCGCTGATGGAGACGGATATAGTCGTTATAGAACTACTGGCGATTTGGGTAATATTATTGATCTGAAGACAACGCCGGTTCCGCAAGGAGCAGGAGGTGCAGGTACCGTTCACCATATCGCTTGGCGTGCACAAGATGACGCTGAGCAGCTGGAATGGGGGCGTCATGTACAAAGTCATGGACATCATCCGACACCGGTTCAAGACCGTAAGTACTTTAATGCGATCTATTTCCGCGAAAGAGGTGGAATCCTCTTCGAGATTGCTACGGACCCTCCGGGCTTTGCCCGTGATGAAGCAGTGGATGCGCTGGGTGAGAAGCTGATGTTACCATCTTGGTATGAACCGCATCGTACGGCTATTGAAGAAAATTTAAGTCCTATACAAATAAGAGAAATTGAGGTGAAGCAGGGATGA
- a CDS encoding DoxX family protein — protein sequence MISVGILLMRLVIGIAFIGHGAQKLFGWFGGYGPKGTGGWMESIGIKPGVTMAVLAGLMELVGGFMFAAGLLTPVAAVLIVATMLGAIIKVHAPNGFWSTSNGIEFPLTVLVVALGVALIGPGSISLDALIFN from the coding sequence ATGATAAGTGTAGGAATATTATTGATGAGATTAGTGATCGGGATTGCGTTTATAGGACATGGTGCACAAAAGCTATTTGGATGGTTTGGTGGTTACGGTCCAAAGGGTACAGGCGGCTGGATGGAGTCCATCGGCATTAAACCGGGGGTTACTATGGCGGTATTGGCGGGACTGATGGAGCTGGTAGGCGGATTCATGTTCGCGGCAGGCCTTCTGACTCCTGTTGCAGCGGTGTTGATTGTGGCCACTATGCTGGGGGCTATCATTAAGGTTCATGCTCCGAATGGCTTTTGGTCCACTTCAAACGGTATTGAGTTTCCACTAACGGTACTGGTGGTTGCGTTAGGCGTGGCACTTATTGGGCCAGGTTCGATTTCTCTGGATGCATTGATTTTTAACTAA
- a CDS encoding MarR family transcriptional regulator, with amino-acid sequence MMSSTEENVRNTEDTTEMDQASSLKLFVVLSKAYRSLMDQAVKDMKSYGLASAEFMVLEVLYHRTRIPLQQIGEKILVTSGSITYNIDKLEKKGLLKRVPCNEDRRVTYAEITDAGRELFDKIFPRHVASIHDLMRGLDKEEKGQTIELLKKLGKGV; translated from the coding sequence ATGATGAGTAGTACCGAAGAGAACGTGCGTAATACAGAGGACACTACGGAGATGGATCAGGCGTCTTCTTTAAAGTTATTTGTTGTATTATCCAAGGCTTACAGAAGCTTGATGGATCAAGCTGTGAAGGATATGAAGAGTTATGGGCTAGCATCCGCTGAGTTCATGGTACTCGAGGTGCTGTATCACCGGACCCGTATTCCACTGCAACAGATCGGGGAGAAGATTCTCGTTACGAGTGGAAGCATTACCTATAATATCGACAAGCTGGAGAAGAAAGGCCTGCTGAAACGTGTGCCGTGTAACGAGGACAGACGCGTCACCTATGCGGAGATTACGGATGCAGGGCGTGAACTGTTCGATAAGATTTTCCCACGTCATGTAGCTTCGATTCATGATTTGATGCGAGGACTGGATAAGGAAGAGAAGGGCCAGACTATCGAATTATTGAAAAAGCTAGGCAAAGGTGTATAG
- a CDS encoding futalosine hydrolase, which yields MVEEQAGARRVLIVTAVAAERDAVLRGLQGSDRFHVIAAGAGTAAAAAGTAAALAAGSYGCVISAGIGGGFPGVAPLGSLIVASEMIAADLGAETPEGFRSAAELGFGSVSVPADHGTVQAISAALAAAGLTVSTGTVLTVSTATGTAETAAALIARHPHAVAEAMEGHGVAVAAEALGLPVLELRAISNPVGPRDRAAWKIGDAMEALTAAAAILLEVL from the coding sequence ATGGTGGAGGAACAAGCTGGAGCGCGGCGCGTGCTGATCGTAACAGCAGTAGCCGCAGAGCGGGATGCGGTCCTACGCGGCCTGCAAGGCAGCGACAGGTTCCATGTGATTGCTGCCGGCGCAGGTACGGCAGCAGCGGCGGCGGGAACCGCCGCTGCACTCGCAGCCGGGTCTTACGGCTGCGTAATTAGCGCCGGGATCGGCGGCGGGTTCCCGGGGGTGGCACCTTTAGGCTCGCTGATCGTTGCCAGCGAGATGATTGCCGCCGACCTCGGGGCCGAGACGCCGGAGGGCTTCCGCAGCGCTGCCGAGCTCGGCTTCGGCAGCGTGTCCGTGCCGGCTGACCACGGCACGGTACAGGCGATTTCGGCCGCGCTGGCAGCGGCCGGACTGACCGTAAGCACGGGGACCGTGCTTACGGTCTCGACGGCGACCGGCACCGCGGAGACGGCCGCCGCCCTGATCGCGCGGCATCCCCATGCCGTCGCGGAGGCGATGGAAGGCCACGGAGTTGCCGTGGCCGCTGAGGCGCTGGGGCTCCCGGTACTGGAGCTCCGCGCCATTTCGAACCCGGTCGGTCCCCGCGACCGGGCCGCTTGGAAGATCGGTGATGCAATGGAAGCATTAACGGCGGCAGCCGCTATACTACTGGAGGTGCTGTAA
- a CDS encoding 1,4-dihydroxy-6-naphthoate synthase: MTTELNIAFSPCPNDTFVFHAWAHGLVPNAPQLNVTYADIDITNTLAANGEGPEVLKISYAALPWVLERYKLLPCGGALGRGCGPLLLTASGPTAIKRPEKLAGRRIAVPSERSTAYLLFRLWAAQHVTGGIGEIVVMPFDEIMPAVRDGHIDAGLVIHEARFTYASYGLNMLTDLGNWWESDTGLPIPLGAIIARRDLDADAITGWIRSSLQYAWDHPTDSRDYVLSHAQELAPEVAKSHIDLYVNDFSMNLGDDGYAAISALLNRAAAEGLVPAIDPALLR, translated from the coding sequence ATGACAACTGAGCTTAATATCGCTTTTTCCCCTTGCCCTAACGATACCTTTGTATTCCATGCCTGGGCACACGGGCTTGTCCCGAATGCACCACAACTTAATGTAACCTATGCCGACATTGATATTACCAACACACTTGCTGCTAACGGAGAAGGACCCGAAGTCCTCAAAATCTCCTATGCCGCTCTACCTTGGGTACTTGAGCGGTACAAACTACTGCCATGTGGCGGTGCACTCGGTCGTGGCTGTGGCCCGCTGCTTCTTACGGCAAGTGGACCGACTGCGATCAAACGCCCCGAAAAACTAGCCGGACGCCGGATCGCAGTGCCTAGCGAACGTTCTACAGCTTATTTACTCTTCAGATTATGGGCAGCACAGCATGTAACTGGAGGCATTGGCGAAATCGTCGTCATGCCTTTCGATGAGATCATGCCTGCCGTACGCGATGGACATATCGACGCCGGGCTGGTGATTCACGAAGCCCGCTTTACTTACGCGTCTTATGGTCTTAATATGCTGACTGACCTTGGCAACTGGTGGGAGAGCGATACCGGACTACCGATTCCACTCGGCGCGATCATTGCTCGCCGCGATCTGGATGCCGATGCCATCACTGGTTGGATTCGCAGCTCTCTTCAATATGCGTGGGATCATCCTACCGATTCTAGAGACTATGTGCTTAGTCACGCTCAAGAGCTGGCTCCAGAAGTGGCTAAATCTCACATTGATCTCTATGTGAACGACTTCTCGATGAATCTAGGCGACGACGGCTACGCTGCAATCTCCGCCTTACTAAATCGCGCTGCAGCAGAAGGACTTGTACCTGCCATCGACCCTGCATTACTTCGGTAG